A single genomic interval of Daucus carota subsp. sativus chromosome 1, DH1 v3.0, whole genome shotgun sequence harbors:
- the LOC108223660 gene encoding LRR receptor-like serine/threonine-protein kinase GSO2, with protein MNNQHKLAFFYWSGLTLLSFASGCIDAERRALLDIKSLLINPSNRLNSWHGDECCRWKGIRCSNLGNVVSLDLRNPNPEEFLVNLNSERIPASSNANQTALQGTISGSLFMLNQLHYLDLSFNDFKSSKLPSGLSNLTRLTYLNLSNAMFQDSITTQFANLYSLTQLDLSCSIEISDSSTISVSLTSSSRISSGSVYSYSPKGNLYSSNLNWLLGLTNLQELRLTGIDLSEASQSTGWAEPISSLFNLSTLYLSNCRLSGRIPIDQLLGLTHLHSLIMDSNNISYQIPDQLANMTSLSELDLRNCNLLGSIPYLPQLKGLYLGYNYGLSIDLSSMFSVPWSRLERLDIQFAQVGGSIPDSFANTTTLVSFVANNCSIQGSLPLSITNLSRLEILQLNDNNIRGHLPTTLSDMKSLWLLSLSQNFLSGSIPETICDMHSLSYLNLYYNQLTGGLPECIGSLPNLSFLFLARNYLTGSVFISSFRSSELRYIGLGFNALSVKIDDYSSELNFNFQVLELASCNMGGGIPNFIGNLTELLYLDLVNNSLSGPIPSWLFKLPLLSTLDLSENNLQGSIPSRIQLHSSIFPRLLNLANNKLQGAIPSQLENVEVINLSGNSFSGLVPTQIGELSSIRYISFAGNKLYGQIPPSFGKEVNALEVLDLSNNSLSGRIPPSLGNCSSLVFLSLGGNNLDGNIPTELEGAKHLKYLDLSGNDFTGTFPNVIRKFLSLEGLKLEKNRFEGQIPKFIGELYNLRLLVLGSNMFSGPIPQEILNLEKLQYIGLSNNSLSGPIPEKLENLKTLTVRPTDGTILGFLISAAFVGVELDIVTKGSSYQLDLVYSYHSGIDLSLNALTGSIPNEIGLLQGLSMLNLSHNYLSGEIPRSIGKMSGLESLDLSFNTLSGEVPQTLANLDFLSVLNLSYNNLSGKVPVAPHLDTLDRNGFNGNQFLCGAQDVKISCNNNDYPTIETNNEDSDAEENLLLFGIIAMGYGCGLSVFFLILFNMTGKWKEMYCRFTDTVVLRIIEYLQGDRKRVSASW; from the coding sequence ATGAATAATCAGCACAAACTGGCTTTTTTCTATTGGTCTGGACTCACTCTGTTGTCTTTTGCTAGTGGTTGCATTGATGCAGAAAGAAGAGCTCTCTTAGATATCAAGTCATTGCTTATCAACCCTTCGAATAGACTAAACTCATGGCACGGTGATGAATGCTGCAGATGGAAAGGAATCAGATGTTCGAACTTGGGAAATGTTGTGTCACTTGACCTCAGGAATCCTAATCCAGAGGAGTTCTTGGTGAACCTCAATTCGGAACGTATTCCAGCATCTTCGAATGCAAATCAGACTGCCCTTCAAGGTACAATTTCTGGATCATTGTTCATGTTAAACCAACTTCACTACCTTGACCTCAGTTTTAATGATTTTAAGTCTTCTAAATTACCATCTGGATTGTCGAATCTGACAAGGCTAACGTACCTTAATCTGTCGAATGCTATGTTTCAAGATTCCATCACAACACAATTTGCCAATCTTTATTCATTAACACAGCTtgacttgtcctgttctattgagATTAGTGACTCTTCCACTATTTCTGTGAGCTTGACATCATCGTCGAGGATCAGTTCTGGTTCGGTGTATTCGTATAGTCCTAAAGGCAATCTGTACTCCTCGAATCTGAACTGGCTACTAGGACTCACCAATCTCCAGGAACTAAGATTAACTGGCATTGATCTCTCTGAGGCTTCTCAATCGACTGGATGGGCTGAACCGATATCGTCTCTTTTTAACTTGAGTACACTTTACTTGTCTAACTGTAGATTGTCTGGAAGAATCCCTATAGATCAGCTTCTTGGTCTGACCCATCTGCATTCTTTGATTATGGATTCCAACAATATTTCCTATCAAATACCAGACCAGTTGGCAAATATGACTTCCCTTTCGGAACTTGATTTAAGAAACTGTAATTTGCTTGGTTCAATCCCTTACCTTCCTCAGCTCAAGGGATTGTATTTGGGGTACAATTATGGTTTAAGCATTGATCTTAGTTCCATGTTTTCTGTCCCCTGGTCAAGATTGGAGAGGCTGGATATACAATTTGCACAAGTAGGTGGATCAATCCCGGATTCCTTTGCCAACACAACTACGTTGGTTTCGTTTGTAGCAAATAATTGCTCAATTCAAGGATCTCTGCCTTTGTCAATTACCAATCTTTCGAGGTTGGAAATATTACAGCTCAATGACAACAACATAAGAGGTCATCTTCCTACAACATTGTCTGATATGAAGAGCCTTTGGTTGTTGTCTTTGTCACAAAATTTTTTAAGTGGATCCATTCCTGAAACAATTTGTGATATGCACTCTCTTAGCTATTTAAATTTGTACTACAATCAGCTGACTGGAGGCTTACCTGAATGCATTGGCTCTCTTCCAAACCTATCCTTCCTTTTCCTTGCCCGCAATTATCTGACTGGAAGTGTCTTCATCTCTTCGTTTAGAAGTTCTGAGCTACGATACATAGGTCTAGGATTCAATGCATTGTCAGTGAAGATTGATGATTATTCTTCTGAACTCAACTTTAATTTTCAAGTATTAGAACTTGCATCTTGTAATATGGGAGGCGGGATCCCAAATTTCATCGGCAATCTAACTGAGCTTTTATATCTGGATCTGGTTAACAACAGTCTATCAGGACCTATCCCTTCTTGGTTATTCAAACTACCATTGCTTTCTACCTTGGATCTTTCGGAGAATAACCTTCAAGGTTCTATCCCATCACGTATCCAATTGCACTCCTCTATTTTTCCAAGATTACTAAATTTAGCAAACAACAAGCTTCAAGGGGCCATTCCTTCACAACTTGAAAATGTTGAAGTCATTAACTTATCAGGTAATAGTTTCAGTGGCCTTGTACCAACACAGATCGGAGAACTATCTAGTATAAGGTACATATCATTTGCTGGAAACAAACTATATGGTCAGATTCCACCATCTTTTGGTAAAGAAGTTAATGCTCTAGAGGTCCTTGATCTCTCTAACAACAGTTTGTCAGGAAGGATACCACCAAGTTTAGGAAACTGTTCGTCTCTTGTTTTTCTTAGCCTCGGAGGAAACAATCTTGATGGCAACATTCCAACTGAACTCGAAGGTGCAAAACATCTAAAGTACTTGGATTTGAGTGGCAATGATTTCACTGGGACATTTCCAAATGTTATCCGTAAATTTCTTTCCCTGGAGGGTCTGAAACTGGAAAAGAATAGATTTGAAGGCCAGATACCAAAGTTCATAGGTGAACTCTACAATCTACGCCTCCTTGTTCTGGGGTCAAACATGTTCAGTGGACCAATTCCTCAAGAGATACTGAACTTGGAGAAGTTACAATATATAGGTTTGTCAAATAATAGTCTATCTGGTCCTATTCCTGAGAAGCTTGAAAATTTGAAGACGCTAACTGTCAGACCTACAGATGGAACCATTCTGGGCTTTCTGATTTCAGCTGCTTTTGTTGGTGTTGAATTGGATATAGTAACAAAAGGATCATCATATCAGCTTGATTTGGTGTACTCATACCACAGTGGGATAGATCTTTCACTCAATGCTCTGACAGGATCAATTCCGAACGAGATTGGCCTTCTACAAGGTCTTTCTATGCTGAATCTTTCCCACAATTACCTGTCAGGTGAGATTCCAAGGAGTATAGGGAAGATGAGTGGTCTGGAATCTTTAGATCTTAGTTTCAACACACTAAGTGGTGAGGTGCCACAGACATTAGCAAATCTTGATTTTCTTAGTGTTCTGAATTTATCATACAATAACTTGAGTGGAAAAGTTCCAGTGGCGCCACATTTGGATACACTTGATAGAAATGGATTTAACGGAAATCAATTTCTCTGTGGTGCTCAGGATGTAAAGATTTCATGCAACAACAATGACTATCCTACTATAGAAACAAACAATGAAGACAGTGATGCTGAAGAAAACTTATTACTGTTTGGCATTATAGCAATGGGATATGGTTGTGGCTTGTCTGTATTCTTTCTGATATTGTTTAACATGACGGGTAAATGGAAGGAGATGTATTGCAGGTTCACTGACACAGTTGTATTACGAATCATTGAGTATCTACAGGGAGACAGAAAGAGAGTATCTGCTTCCTGGTAA
- the LOC108216757 gene encoding U3 snoRNP-associated protein-like EMB2271 — protein sequence MGKAFKKTPKSSAPTPKPKGGKKRFSIDHDTFFDNDKKRRRNFEDDNIESSDEDDYGELRVGEEAEQEEEEVETAAEVRKRIAEAHLEKLRRIKDEEDKGDEGSDEDEGRDREGERDTWIANVLQQEQLEDSGRVRRLIASRVQKPETSKGFRVLVKHRQSVTAVALSEDDLKGFSASKDGTIVQWDIESGKTEKYKWPSDEVLKSHGLKDPQGRAVKHSKHVLALAVSSDGRYLATGGLDRHIHLWDTRSREHIQAFTGHKGPVSCLTFRQGTSELFSGSFDRTIKVWNADDRAYITSLFGHQSEVLTIDCLRKERVLTVGRDRTMHLWKVPEESQLIYRASASALECCCFISNDEFLSGSDDGSIEQWSVLRKKPVHIVKNAHALQTLDKLENGEDTRLSNGHKGAIPAENGIHENPCLSAHSWVGSVAVCRNSDLASSGAGNGAIRLWEIERESKGLRPLFELPLTGFVNSLAFAKSGKFLVAAVGQEPRLGRWGRVATARNGVAIHSLKLSD from the exons ATGGGGAAAGCATTCAAGAAGACCCCCAAATCATCCGCCCCCACCCCCAAACCCAAAGGCGGCAAGAAGCGCTTCTCCATCGACCACGACACCTTCTTCGACAACGACAAGAAACGACGTCGTAATTTCGAAGACGACAACATCGAGAGCAGCGACGAAGACGACTACGGCGAGCTCAGAGTCGGAGAAGAGGCGGAACAGGAAGAGGAGGAGGTGGAGACCGCGGCGGAGGTCAGGAAGCGAATAGCGGAAGCGCATTTGGAGAAGCTGAGGAGAATTAAGGATGAGGAGGATAAAGGTGATGAAGGAAGTGATGAGGATGAGGGGAGGGATAGGGAAGGGGAGAGGGATACGTGGATTGCCAATGTCTTGCAGCAGGAGCAGCTCGAGGATAGCGGTCGGGTTCGGAGACTGATTGCTTCGAG GGTACAAAAGCCAGAAACAAGTAAGGGGTTCCGTGTTTTAGTAAAGCATCGCCAGTCTGTCACTGCGGTAGCTCTATCTGAAGATGACTTAAAGGGTTTTTCAGCTTCCAAGGATGGTACTATTGTTCAGTGGGATATAGAAAGTGGGAAGACTGAAAAATATAAATGGCCAAGTGATGAAGTACTGAAATCCCATGGTTTGAAGGATCCTCAAGGTCGAGCAGTAAAGCACAGCAAACATGTTTTAGCATTGGCTGTTAGCTCTGATGGTCGTTATTTGGCTACTGGTGGTCTTGATCGTCATATTCATCTATGGGATACTCGATCACGAGAACATATTCAA GCCTTTACAGGCCATAAAGGACCAGTTTCATGCTTGACATTTAGGCAAGGTACTTCAGAATTGTTTTCTGGTTCATTTGATCGAACAATCAAAGTATGGAATGCAGATGATAGAGCTTACATAACATCACTATTTGGTCACCAGAGTGAAGTATTAACAATCGACTGCCTGAGAAAGGAGCGGGTATTGACTGTTGGACGTGATCGAACTATGCACTTGTGGAAG GTGCCAGAGGAGTCTCAATTAATATATCGTGCTTCAGCATCAGCATTAGAGTGCTGTTGTTTCATTAGTAATGACGAATTTTTATCGGGCTCAGATGATGGAAGTATTGAGCAATGGAGTGTATTGCGGAAGAAGCCAGTTCATATTGTAAAAAATGCACATGCTTTGCAGACTTTAGACAAATTGGAGAACGGTGAAGATACAAGACTATCAAATGGGCATAAAG GAGCCATACCTGCAGAAAATGGCATCCACGAAAACCCATGTTTGTCTGCACATTCCTGGGTTGGATCTGTTGCTGTATGTCGAAACAGTGATCTTGCTTCCTCAGGAGCTGGTAATGGTGCAATTCGTTTGTGGGAAATTGAAAGGGAAAGCAAAGGCCTTCGGCCATTGTTTGAGCTACCTCTG ACTGGGTTCGTAAATTCGTTGGCGTTTGCAAAATCAGGAAAATTCCTGGTTGCTGCTGTAGGTCAG GAACCCCGTTTAGGAAGGTGGGGACGTGTTGCGACTGCTCGGAATGGGGTTGCTATTCATTCTTTGAAACTTTCAGATTAG
- the LOC108204469 gene encoding uncharacterized protein LOC108204469, which translates to MFWRMTGLSTASPVDTILDKDNYTLEELLDEDEIIQECKAINSRLINFLRERAQIEQLVRYIVEEAPEDAEKRRTFKFPFIACEIFTCEVDIILKALVEDDGLMDLLFSFLEPEHSHSTLLAGYFSKVVVCLLLRKTVSLMNYIRGHQDIIKKLVDLIGITSIMEVLVRLIGADEHLYTNYVESMQWLEETDVLEMVVDKFSSSDCPEVHANAAETLCAITRYAPPGLAAKISGPSFIGRLFRHALEDSRPKSVLVHSLSVCISLLDPKRLSLGTYYSYNRQMTHGSVVTANPETVEGMLESLGNLLKLLEVSSEENVLATTYGRLQPPLGKHRLKIIEFISVLVTVSSEAAEKELIRLGAINRILELFFEYPYNNFLHHHVEQIILSCLESKKAPLIKHLIHDCNLVGKILEAEKNSTLNIDVKKPTVPAEGRSPPRVGNIGHITRISNKLVQMGSNSDIQTLLQENSEWSDWYANVLLKRNTLENVYQWACGRPTALQDRTRDSDDDDYQDRDYDVAALANNLSQAFRYGIYNNDDNEEAHGSLERDDEDVYFDDESAEVVISSLRLGDDQESGSLFTNSNWFAFEDGKTGNEGMTGVAASPSPNTEDPDVTDGVVNDKLIGDGSADCGTSEVPTEKTTENSSLGDLSKDLKESAATEIEKPPEWVEWRESSDSLEPTEKNIDSAVSSTAATSSAEISDAATNSPELSEAAANIDPHDSVPESVEQTDATTVPVAPSTDISELSSVDTPPALPNDESEVELKSGDSDSSFGKADDSPSSTGQTIDVEKSNTGGLPEPVASDTSPPVCQPSEGEEVPSSLSNVDKPAETEAVTSGAAELEVEK; encoded by the exons ATGTTTTGGCGTATGACCGGCTTGTCCACAGCGTCTCCT GTGGACACAATCTTGGATAAGGATAATTATACATTGGAGGAGCTTCTGGATGAGGATGAGATAATCCAAGAGTGCAAAGCTATTAATAGCCGCCTtattaattt TTTGCGAGAAAGAGCCCAGATAGAACAACTCGTCCGTTACATAGTGGAAGAAGCCCCTGAGGATGCTGAAAAAAGGCGAACTTTCAA GTTTCCTTTCATTGCTTGTGAAATTTTTACTTGTGAAGTTGATATCATACTCAAAGCATTGGTCGAGGATGATGGG TTGATGGACTTGCTATTCTCCTTCTTAGAACCAGAACATTCACACAGTACTCTTCTTGCGGGCTACTTCAGCAAG GTTGTTGTATGCCTTTTGCTGCGGAAGACTGTTTCTTTAATGAATTATATTCGA GGCCATCAGGACATCATAAAGAAACTGGTTGATCTTATTGGGATCACATCCATTATGGAG GTTTTAGTTCGGCTGATAGGTGCTGATGAACATCTTTATACCAACTACGTGGAATCAATGCAGTGGTTAGAAGAAACAGATGTGCTAGAAATGGTTGTGGATAAGTTCAGCTCATCT GATTGTCCTGAAGTGCATGCTAATGCAGCAGAAACACTTTGTGCTATAACTCGGTATGCTCCCCCTGGACTAGCTGCTAAAATCTCCGGCCCAAG TTTCATTGGAAGGTTGTTCCGACATGCCTTAGAAGACTCACGTCCTAAATCTGTTTTGGTACATTCACTGTCTGTCTGCATATCGTTGTTGGATCCCAAGAGGCTTTCACTAGGGACATATTATTCATACAATCGTCAAATGACACATGGATCCGTAGTAACTGCTAATCCTGAGACCGTGGAAGGCATGTTGGAAAGCTTAG GCAACCTCCTCAAGCTTTTGGAGGTCTCATCGGAGGAAAACGTGCTGGCGACGACATACGGGAGGCTGCAGCCACCGCTGGGAAAACATCGTCTGAAG ATTATTGAATTCATCTCAGTCTTAGTGACTGTCAGTAGTGAAGCTGCCGAGAAGGAACTGATTCGCCTTGGGGCAATTAATCGTATTTTAGAACTATTTTTTGA GTACCCATACAATAACTTCCTGCACCACCATGTAGAACAGATAATTTTGTCTTGCTTAGAGAGCAAAAAGGCTCCACTTATAAAACATCTTATCCATGATTGTAATCTTGTTGGAAAAATTCTCGAAGCTGAGAAGAATTCGACACTAAACATCGATGTGAAAAAG CCAACTGTTCCTGCTGAAGGGAGATCACCACCGAGAGTAGGAAATATTGGACATATTACTCGAATATCAAACAAGCTTGTTCAAATGGGAAGTAACAGTGACATCCAGACATTGTTGCAG GAAAATAGTGAATGGTCAGATTGGTATGCCAATGTTCTGCTGAAGCGCAACACATTAGAAAATGTCTATCAATGGGCTTGTGG GAGGCCCACAGCTTTACAGGACAGGACTAgagacagtgatgatgatgattatcAAGACAGAGATTATGATGTTGCAGCCCTAGCAAACAATCTTAGCCAGGCTTTTAGATATGGCATATATAACAATGACGACAATGAAGAG GCTCATGGCTCACTGGAACGTGATGACGAG GATGTCTACTTTGATGATGAATCTGCCGAAGTTGTAATTTCATCCCTTCGGCTAGGAGATGACCAAGAAAG TGGATCCCTCTTTACAAATTCCAACTGGTTTGCTTTTGAGGATGGGAAAACGGGTAATGAGGGCATGACTGGTGTTGCTGCTTCGCCTTCACCAAATACTGAGGACCCCGATGTTACTGATGGGGTAGTCAATGATAAGCTTATTGGTGATGGTTCAGCAGATTGTGGAACATCTGAGGTACCTACAGAAAAGACCACAGAAAATTCATCGCTTGGTGATTTGTCCAAGGACTTGAAAGAATCAGCAGCAACTGAGATTGAAAAGCCACCTGAATGGGTAGAATGGAGGGAAAGCTCTGATTCGCTTGAACCAACTGAGAAAAATATAGATTCTGCAGTCTCTTCCACTGCAGCTACCAGTTCTGCCGAAATATCCGATGCAGCAACCAATTCTCCTGAATTATCTGAGGCAGCTGCCAATATTGATCCACATGATTCAGTTCCAGAGTCTGTTGAACAGACTGATGCAACTACGGTACCTGTTGCACCATCTACTGATATTAGTGAACTCTCAAGTGTTGATACTCCCCCAGCTTTGCCAAATGATGAGTCTGAAGTTGAGCTAAAATCTGGTGACAGTGATTCTTCATTCGGTAAGGCAGATGATTCTCCATCATCCACTGGTCAGACAATTGATGTGGAGAAAAGTAATACCGGAGGATTGCCAGAACCAGTAGCTTCTGATACTTCACCCCCTGTCTGTCAACCGTCAGAAGGAGAAGAGGTTCCAAGCTCCTTGAGCAATGTTGATAAACCTGCCGAGACAGAAGCAGTCACTTCAGGAGCTGCAGAACTCGAAGTAGAAAAATAA